In one uncultured Methanoregula sp. genomic region, the following are encoded:
- a CDS encoding phosphate-starvation-inducible PsiE family protein, whose protein sequence is MAEQHSPVELVIRFFSIVPMILYMIVAIMLTIIAFFSVYDAAQLIIQMVATRNFADGLVGVIYSLLLTITIIVLFETVTVYFKTKHVEVRALLIAGLTGMVRHILVYNVGSVSPDMLFATVALLAVLIAGIVLVKPEQLP, encoded by the coding sequence ATGGCTGAACAACACTCACCTGTTGAATTAGTTATCAGGTTTTTTTCGATAGTACCGATGATCCTCTATATGATCGTAGCAATCATGCTCACGATCATTGCGTTCTTCTCGGTCTATGATGCAGCCCAGCTGATCATCCAGATGGTCGCCACCCGGAATTTTGCCGACGGGCTCGTCGGTGTCATCTACTCCCTCCTCCTCACCATCACGATCATCGTCCTCTTCGAGACGGTTACCGTCTATTTCAAAACCAAGCACGTGGAAGTCCGGGCCCTGCTCATTGCCGGGCTCACGGGCATGGTCCGGCACATCCTCGTCTATAACGTGGGATCCGTTAGTCCCGATATGCTCTTTGCCACTGTCGCGCTCCTTGCAGTCCTGATCGCCGGGATCGTCCTCGTCAAGCCGGAGCAGCTTCCGTAA
- the thiC gene encoding phosphomethylpyrimidine synthase ThiC, with translation MRTLVEHAKKGTVTLLMQLTAEAEGVDPELLCGHIAAGRAVIMQRGTCFVGIGKGLRTKINVNLGTSTGKICIEDELEKARIAETFGGDTISDLSMGGDINAIRAAILAHTTLPLTTVPIYQTVVEHGLKNMTADDILGTLRMQAKQGISSCVLHCVSRAMLDLYKKKKRILGIVSKGGSITSAFMLKNQCENPYIEHFDEVLSICRKHDMVLSLGNTARSGCIHDRRDPMQREEIRNNALLAKRAHESGVQVIIEGCGGHIRSDRIARYIREYRKASPFPLFVAGPLPTDIGAGYDHIAGAVGGSAASAAGADYLCYITPAEHLGLPGPAAVKEGLMAFRIAAHIGDTVKYGRDKEDKKVARLRAALDREGQIRCAMDPSRARELSDGEKECTMCGEFCAIKIMREF, from the coding sequence ATGCGGACACTGGTTGAACACGCAAAAAAGGGGACGGTCACACTCCTGATGCAACTGACCGCGGAGGCTGAGGGCGTTGACCCGGAACTCCTCTGCGGACATATTGCAGCCGGCAGGGCCGTGATCATGCAGCGCGGGACGTGTTTCGTTGGTATTGGTAAGGGTCTCCGGACCAAGATCAATGTCAATCTGGGCACTTCCACGGGGAAAATATGTATTGAGGACGAACTGGAGAAAGCCCGTATCGCCGAAACGTTCGGTGGCGATACCATCAGCGACCTCTCGATGGGCGGGGACATTAACGCCATCCGGGCAGCAATCCTAGCCCACACAACCCTTCCGCTCACCACCGTTCCCATTTACCAGACCGTGGTGGAGCACGGCCTTAAGAATATGACCGCAGACGATATTCTTGGCACGCTCCGCATGCAGGCAAAGCAGGGCATCAGCTCCTGCGTCCTCCACTGCGTCAGCCGCGCCATGCTGGATCTCTATAAAAAGAAGAAGCGGATCCTCGGGATTGTCTCGAAAGGCGGTTCGATAACCAGTGCGTTCATGCTCAAAAACCAGTGCGAGAACCCGTACATCGAGCACTTCGATGAGGTTCTCTCGATCTGCAGGAAACACGATATGGTCCTCTCGCTGGGGAACACTGCAAGGAGCGGCTGTATCCACGACCGCCGGGACCCCATGCAGCGCGAGGAGATCCGCAATAACGCACTGCTGGCAAAGAGGGCCCATGAATCGGGAGTCCAGGTCATCATCGAGGGCTGCGGCGGACATATCCGCAGCGACCGGATTGCCCGGTATATCCGGGAGTACCGGAAAGCATCCCCGTTCCCCCTCTTTGTTGCCGGCCCCCTGCCAACGGATATCGGTGCCGGGTACGATCATATCGCCGGGGCAGTTGGCGGGAGTGCGGCAAGCGCTGCCGGTGCAGATTACCTCTGCTACATCACGCCGGCCGAACATCTCGGGCTTCCCGGGCCGGCGGCCGTCAAAGAGGGTCTCATGGCATTCAGGATAGCCGCACATATCGGGGATACCGTGAAGTACGGCCGGGATAAAGAGGATAAAAAAGTTGCACGGCTCCGGGCCGCACTTGACCGCGAAGGTCAGATCCGCTGTGCCATGGATCCCTCCCGGGCGCGGGAACTCTCCGACGGAGAGAAGGAATGCACGATGTGCGGCGAGTTCTGCGCAATAAAGATCATGCGGGAATTCTAG
- a CDS encoding spore germination protein GerW family protein, translating into MSNEEMLKETTNQLREFLVTKNVMGEPVAFGEKVVIPIARYGFGFGAGGSHAKDGGSQGAGGGGGIEPVALIVLHRDVKGAEGIQVMSLKKDSVIAQAISAIGETIAPQVISAIKSLNEKGNASGADKKEER; encoded by the coding sequence GTGTCCAATGAAGAGATGCTCAAAGAGACAACAAACCAGCTGCGGGAATTCCTTGTAACCAAGAATGTTATGGGCGAGCCGGTAGCTTTTGGCGAGAAAGTGGTGATCCCGATAGCCCGCTACGGGTTCGGGTTCGGCGCCGGCGGGAGCCATGCAAAGGACGGGGGAAGCCAGGGCGCCGGTGGCGGCGGCGGCATCGAGCCGGTTGCACTCATCGTCCTCCACCGTGATGTGAAAGGTGCAGAGGGCATCCAGGTCATGTCTCTTAAAAAGGACAGCGTCATTGCACAGGCCATCTCTGCAATCGGGGAGACGATCGCACCCCAGGTAATAAGCGCCATCAAATCCTTAAACGAAAAAGGAAATGCCTCCGGGGCAGACAAGAAAGAAGAGCGCTGA
- a CDS encoding ABC transporter ATP-binding protein, protein MPVIIDAQDLKKTYGSVVAVDGISFTVNTGEIFGFLGPNGAGKTTTMKMITCISPRTSGTLMVFGMDPDVSPAEIKQRLGVVPQETNLDPDFSCYGNLFSYSRYFDIPPDVARKKSDELLEFVQLHEKRDVSIEKLSGGMKRRLILARSLVNSPDLLVLDEPTIGLDPQARHLIWEKLRFLRAQGKTIVLTTHYLDEAARLCDRLVIMDNGRILEEGAPADLVRRHVGEEIVEVEKTPGILACLADMQIAYETFGDTVQIATGSARDVARLLFDRCQPKKMLTRPAELEDVFLKLTGRKLRE, encoded by the coding sequence ATGCCGGTTATCATCGATGCGCAGGACCTGAAGAAGACCTACGGGAGCGTAGTCGCGGTTGACGGTATCAGTTTTACGGTAAATACCGGAGAGATCTTCGGGTTCCTCGGCCCGAATGGCGCCGGCAAGACCACGACCATGAAGATGATCACCTGCATCTCGCCCCGGACCTCCGGCACCCTCATGGTCTTTGGCATGGACCCGGACGTGAGCCCGGCAGAGATCAAACAGCGGCTGGGTGTTGTCCCGCAGGAGACCAACCTTGACCCGGATTTCTCCTGCTACGGCAACCTTTTCAGCTACTCGCGTTATTTCGATATTCCTCCGGATGTTGCCCGGAAAAAATCCGATGAACTGCTGGAGTTCGTCCAGCTCCATGAGAAGCGGGACGTGTCCATAGAAAAACTCTCCGGGGGGATGAAACGCCGCCTCATTCTTGCCCGGTCTCTCGTCAACAGCCCCGATCTCCTCGTGCTTGACGAACCTACTATCGGTCTCGATCCACAGGCCCGCCACCTGATCTGGGAGAAACTCCGGTTCCTTCGGGCACAGGGAAAGACCATTGTCCTCACCACCCATTACCTCGACGAAGCGGCCCGGCTCTGTGACCGGCTCGTGATCATGGACAACGGCAGGATCCTCGAGGAAGGTGCACCTGCGGATCTGGTCCGCAGGCATGTTGGCGAAGAGATTGTGGAAGTTGAGAAGACGCCCGGGATACTCGCCTGCCTTGCCGATATGCAGATAGCATATGAAACGTTTGGCGATACCGTCCAGATCGCAACCGGATCCGCCCGTGACGTGGCACGGCTCCTCTTCGACCGCTGCCAGCCAAAGAAGATGCTCACCCGCCCGGCCGAGCTCGAAGACGTGTTCCTCAAACTGACCGGCCGGAAACTGCGGGAGTAA
- a CDS encoding tRNA pseudouridine(54/55) synthase Pus10, translating into MELQEQVKAILAYGECCDHCLGRFFGKRSHGLSNDERGRGLKIALAIAENQPYKKFTGTCWVCGNFFDDVGLWADRVIEATKGIEFSTLLVGCRVPPLIAENEEMVWSDLSLAEPEPFKSEVNREVGKAVSARIGKVVDFKKPELVLILDAAKGTVEVQINSAFFYGRYQKFERGIPQTHWDCRACKGAGCEKCNFTGAQYLDSVEELIGRPVIAMFDAVNAVLHGAGREDIDARMIGTGRPFILEVVSPKKRSIDLAELEKEINRTADGRVSVAIKRWADRAEVETLKSNKAHKKYRILVEVEGAVPAEEFAKAVKTLQGVTIYQRTPERVAHRRADKIRERRVLDIECVGEQDDKFVVEVLGEAGLYIKELVSGDSGRTQPSLAEILKKAAHVTSLDVTQVEGAQEGE; encoded by the coding sequence ATGGAACTTCAAGAACAAGTAAAGGCTATCCTTGCCTATGGCGAGTGCTGCGATCACTGCCTCGGGCGGTTCTTTGGCAAACGCTCCCATGGGCTCTCGAATGATGAGCGGGGACGCGGGCTGAAGATTGCGCTCGCAATTGCCGAGAACCAGCCGTATAAAAAATTCACCGGCACCTGCTGGGTGTGCGGGAACTTCTTTGATGATGTCGGGCTCTGGGCGGACCGGGTAATCGAAGCCACAAAGGGCATTGAGTTTTCGACACTCCTTGTGGGCTGCCGCGTTCCTCCGCTGATCGCCGAGAACGAGGAGATGGTCTGGAGTGATCTCTCGCTTGCCGAGCCCGAACCCTTCAAATCCGAAGTGAACCGTGAAGTGGGAAAAGCGGTCTCTGCCCGGATCGGCAAGGTTGTTGATTTCAAGAAGCCCGAGCTGGTTCTCATCCTCGATGCTGCCAAGGGCACGGTTGAAGTCCAGATCAATTCTGCCTTCTTTTACGGGCGTTACCAGAAGTTCGAGCGGGGCATCCCCCAGACCCACTGGGACTGCAGGGCCTGCAAAGGGGCAGGCTGCGAGAAGTGCAACTTTACCGGTGCACAATATCTTGACTCGGTCGAGGAGCTGATCGGCCGGCCGGTCATTGCCATGTTCGATGCCGTGAATGCCGTGCTGCATGGCGCGGGCCGGGAGGACATCGATGCCCGCATGATCGGTACCGGCCGGCCGTTCATTCTCGAAGTGGTCTCGCCAAAGAAGCGCTCCATCGACCTTGCAGAACTGGAAAAAGAGATCAACCGGACCGCTGACGGGCGGGTTTCCGTTGCGATAAAGCGCTGGGCGGATCGTGCAGAGGTGGAAACCCTTAAATCAAACAAAGCGCATAAAAAATACAGGATCCTGGTCGAGGTTGAAGGCGCAGTACCTGCGGAAGAGTTCGCAAAAGCCGTAAAAACCTTGCAGGGCGTCACAATATACCAGCGCACGCCCGAAAGGGTCGCTCACCGGAGAGCCGACAAAATCCGGGAGCGAAGGGTTCTGGATATTGAGTGTGTGGGGGAACAGGACGACAAATTTGTTGTTGAAGTCCTGGGCGAAGCCGGCCTCTACATAAAAGAACTCGTATCCGGTGACTCCGGCAGAACTCAACCGAGTCTTGCCGAGATCCTGAAAAAAGCGGCTCACGTCACCAGCCTCGACGTTACACAGGTTGAAGGAGCACAGGAGGGAGAATAA
- a CDS encoding HemK2/MTQ2 family protein methyltransferase has protein sequence MLHDPAQVYAPEADTFLLLRAALCEIRPSDRVLEIGTGSGIIAAGLPPTARTLATDINPHATACARAKGLEVIQSDLFSGIRGSFDLILFNPPYLPTQPEERIDDWLEYALDGGTTGRDAIVRFAAGVGSVLAPGGRILLLISSLTGLSEVSDIFGRSGYRVSIHTREPVEDEVLYVLLITRPS, from the coding sequence ATGTTGCACGATCCCGCACAGGTTTATGCCCCTGAAGCCGATACGTTCCTTCTCCTCCGGGCTGCACTTTGTGAGATCAGGCCTTCAGATCGGGTACTGGAGATCGGGACGGGTTCGGGTATCATTGCAGCCGGTCTCCCGCCCACTGCCCGGACCCTTGCAACGGATATCAACCCGCATGCCACAGCCTGTGCACGGGCAAAGGGCCTCGAGGTAATCCAGAGCGATCTTTTTTCTGGTATCCGCGGATCATTCGATCTCATCCTCTTCAACCCCCCCTACCTCCCTACGCAGCCGGAAGAACGGATCGATGACTGGCTGGAATATGCATTGGACGGGGGGACAACCGGGCGGGATGCCATCGTGCGCTTTGCCGCGGGCGTGGGGAGTGTCCTTGCACCGGGCGGGAGGATACTTCTCCTCATCTCGTCACTGACCGGCCTTTCCGAAGTCAGTGACATCTTCGGGCGCTCCGGCTACCGGGTTTCGATCCATACCCGGGAACCTGTCGAGGACGAAGTACTGTACGTACTCCTGATAACCCGGCCGTCCTGA
- the trmY gene encoding tRNA (pseudouridine(54)-N(1))-methyltransferase TrmY produces the protein MTAFAIIGHLARTDGGFSLNDLPGSGGRMDVLCRCVNASLFLSHDLRRDVDCYLVLCGEPKGPKTVKFSGATVCSLSPDERSAGALIKKVIDIPCGNEFREAAQGVFIRKGGLERLLAERRFAVLDETGTDVREVKDLPDAYLLSDHLNFTEIEEELIRDCPRYSVGPKCLHADHTITVLHNELDRRRC, from the coding sequence ATGACTGCGTTTGCAATTATCGGGCATCTTGCCCGGACTGACGGGGGATTCTCGCTCAATGATTTACCCGGGAGTGGGGGACGCATGGATGTCCTCTGCCGGTGCGTGAACGCCTCGCTCTTCCTCTCGCATGATCTCCGCAGGGACGTGGACTGCTATCTTGTCCTCTGCGGGGAACCAAAAGGACCAAAGACTGTGAAGTTCTCCGGAGCAACCGTCTGCTCCCTCTCCCCGGATGAGCGGAGTGCCGGTGCCCTGATAAAGAAGGTCATCGACATCCCCTGCGGGAACGAGTTCCGGGAGGCAGCCCAGGGTGTCTTTATCCGGAAAGGGGGACTTGAGCGGCTGCTTGCCGAACGCAGGTTTGCCGTGCTCGATGAGACAGGAACCGATGTGCGGGAAGTAAAAGATCTCCCGGATGCATACCTCCTTTCCGATCACCTGAATTTTACGGAGATCGAGGAAGAGCTTATCCGGGACTGCCCGCGATACTCGGTGGGGCCAAAGTGCCTTCACGCGGATCACACTATAACCGTACTGCACAATGAACTGGACCGGAGAAGGTGCTGA
- a CDS encoding ABC transporter permease has protein sequence MTPHFSFPRITRRVWRVWHRNLEVFFRTWKVNFFPPFIEAFLYLFAIGLGIGTYVGAINGIPYVNYIAPSILAISVMNSAFFECTYGSYVRMYYQKSFDAMIATPLSIEDVIAGEILWGATRSVMYVAIMLPVLAAFGVISLPASLLAIPLAFLGGLLFAGLGMCFTAITPGIDTLNYPAFLFITPMTLFSGTFFPLSLLPPVLQYVAFAVLPLTHIVAIMRMFTLQAFSWMILIHLAWILIVTAIVCILSINLMKKRLIV, from the coding sequence ATGACACCGCATTTTTCCTTCCCCCGGATAACGCGGCGTGTTTGGAGAGTCTGGCACCGGAACCTTGAGGTCTTTTTCAGGACATGGAAAGTGAACTTCTTTCCCCCGTTTATCGAAGCCTTCCTTTACCTCTTTGCCATCGGCCTTGGCATCGGGACATATGTTGGCGCCATCAATGGCATTCCTTACGTGAATTATATTGCACCGTCGATTCTTGCCATCTCGGTGATGAATTCGGCCTTCTTCGAATGCACGTACGGTTCCTATGTCCGGATGTATTACCAGAAAAGTTTCGATGCCATGATCGCAACGCCCCTGTCGATCGAAGACGTGATCGCCGGGGAGATCCTCTGGGGAGCCACAAGGTCCGTGATGTATGTTGCGATCATGCTCCCGGTCCTCGCGGCATTTGGCGTCATCTCCCTTCCGGCATCCCTCCTTGCCATCCCGCTGGCGTTTCTCGGGGGGCTGTTGTTTGCCGGCCTTGGCATGTGTTTTACCGCCATCACGCCCGGGATCGACACGCTCAATTACCCGGCGTTCCTCTTCATCACCCCCATGACACTCTTTTCCGGGACGTTTTTCCCTCTTTCACTCCTCCCTCCGGTGCTCCAGTACGTGGCGTTTGCGGTTCTTCCCCTGACGCACATCGTTGCGATCATGCGGATGTTCACGCTCCAGGCGTTCTCGTGGATGATTCTCATCCACCTCGCATGGATCCTCATCGTCACCGCCATTGTCTGCATCCTCTCGATCAACCTGATGAAAAAACGCCTTATCGTTTGA
- the rsmA gene encoding 16S rRNA (adenine(1518)-N(6)/adenine(1519)-N(6))-dimethyltransferase RsmA translates to MKAHHDQHFLIDQNAINRIADLTEVNGKKVLEIGPGNGALTRALLERGARVHAIELDGILCEVLSNTFSRELSSGQFTLQHGDATRCPIPPFDRCVSNLPYSASSNITFRLLDIGFEEAVLMYQSEFADRMVARAGTKECGRLSIMVQTYAAVKPCFRLPPQSFSPRPEVNSTVVRIVPREPIFFVRDRRLYADVVRALFSHRRKTVRNCLRGSTGSMLSPVWVERVLSELPDEILTSRPEALYLEDFATIANIA, encoded by the coding sequence ATGAAAGCGCACCACGATCAGCACTTCCTCATAGACCAGAATGCCATCAACCGGATTGCTGATCTTACGGAAGTGAATGGCAAAAAAGTGCTTGAGATCGGGCCGGGGAACGGGGCACTTACCCGTGCCCTGCTCGAACGGGGTGCGCGGGTGCATGCCATCGAACTCGACGGCATACTCTGTGAAGTGCTCTCCAATACCTTTTCCCGTGAATTATCTTCGGGGCAGTTCACGCTCCAGCACGGTGATGCGACACGATGTCCCATACCCCCGTTCGATCGCTGTGTCTCTAACCTCCCGTACTCGGCATCCTCGAACATCACGTTCCGTTTGCTCGATATCGGGTTTGAAGAGGCGGTGCTGATGTACCAGAGCGAGTTTGCCGACCGGATGGTTGCCCGTGCGGGAACCAAGGAGTGCGGTCGGCTCTCTATCATGGTCCAGACCTATGCAGCGGTTAAACCGTGTTTCCGGTTGCCCCCCCAGTCCTTTTCGCCCAGGCCTGAAGTCAACTCGACCGTTGTACGGATCGTTCCCCGGGAGCCCATCTTCTTTGTCAGGGACCGCCGGCTGTATGCCGATGTGGTCCGTGCGCTCTTCTCCCACCGGAGAAAGACCGTCAGGAACTGCCTGCGGGGTTCCACCGGCAGCATGCTCTCTCCCGTCTGGGTGGAGCGGGTGCTATCAGAACTCCCCGACGAGATCCTCACGAGTCGTCCCGAAGCCCTCTATCTGGAGGATTTTGCCACGATTGCAAATATTGCATGA
- a CDS encoding DUF655 domain-containing protein: protein MKAEKKEVNAIVLDVLLKGHPDDPRPPFKREPIVQAMGIEQFKLLELVPKTGIQIEIQENVYIGDAERQKVERVKRRVGYEELTQTAKGELPFVIEKVVTDREQDFVLFFNKAISITPKLHMLHLLPGIGKKLMWEILEERNKKPFANLADISARIKSIPHPEKMIQARILEELQDKDVKYHVFTSK from the coding sequence ATGAAGGCGGAGAAAAAAGAGGTAAATGCGATCGTACTGGATGTGCTCCTCAAAGGGCATCCCGACGATCCCCGCCCCCCTTTTAAGAGAGAGCCGATTGTCCAGGCCATGGGTATCGAACAATTCAAGCTGCTTGAACTCGTGCCCAAGACCGGCATCCAGATCGAGATCCAGGAGAACGTCTATATCGGGGATGCAGAGCGGCAGAAAGTAGAGCGGGTCAAGCGCCGTGTCGGGTACGAGGAGCTGACCCAGACGGCAAAAGGTGAACTCCCGTTTGTTATCGAGAAGGTTGTAACGGACAGGGAGCAGGATTTTGTCCTGTTCTTCAATAAGGCCATCTCGATAACGCCCAAACTTCACATGCTTCATCTCCTCCCGGGTATCGGCAAGAAACTGATGTGGGAGATACTCGAAGAGCGCAATAAAAAACCGTTTGCAAACCTCGCCGATATCTCCGCCCGGATCAAGTCGATCCCTCACCCGGAGAAGATGATCCAGGCCCGGATCCTCGAGGAACTCCAGGACAAGGACGTCAAGTATCACGTCTTCACCTCGAAATGA
- a CDS encoding RNA polymerase Rpb4 family protein → MKIKGIISEEKVTLPELRTVLLGVESERIAAEKEMTYEFRRSIEHANQLAKTAPEKARDLVSELSKMEKMKPEIAYRIANIMPKTRDEVRAIFAKERYTLSPEELDKIIEIVMTHF, encoded by the coding sequence ATGAAAATTAAGGGTATAATTAGCGAAGAGAAGGTGACGCTTCCGGAACTGCGCACCGTCCTTTTGGGAGTGGAATCTGAACGGATTGCAGCCGAAAAGGAAATGACCTACGAGTTCCGGCGAAGTATTGAGCATGCCAATCAGCTTGCAAAGACCGCCCCTGAAAAAGCACGGGATCTTGTTTCTGAACTCTCCAAAATGGAGAAGATGAAACCGGAGATTGCTTACCGCATCGCGAACATCATGCCGAAAACCCGCGATGAAGTGCGGGCTATCTTTGCAAAAGAGCGGTATACGCTCTCGCCGGAAGAACTCGATAAGATTATCGAAATCGTAATGACACACTTCTGA
- a CDS encoding 50S ribosomal protein L21e: MAHHNGPRKKTRYKFKKDLRKRGLPPVTSVIQRFEIGDRVHVVVEPSIQKGMPHRRFHGKTGTVIGQRGRAWMLTIRDGDADKIVIARPQHLKAQK; this comes from the coding sequence ATGGCACACCACAATGGTCCAAGAAAGAAAACACGGTATAAATTCAAGAAAGATTTAAGAAAGCGCGGGCTGCCCCCGGTAACCTCCGTTATCCAGAGATTTGAGATTGGCGACCGGGTTCACGTGGTTGTTGAACCCAGCATCCAGAAGGGTATGCCCCACCGCCGCTTCCACGGCAAGACCGGAACGGTAATCGGCCAGCGCGGCCGGGCATGGATGCTCACCATCCGTGACGGTGACGCCGATAAGATCGTCATCGCCAGACCACAACATCTAAAAGCACAAAAGTAA
- a CDS encoding DUF1848 domain-containing protein, with product MRWKGWEHIPLEIADPGTAPGWQTVDAIAPLIVSASRSTDIPAFYGDWFIARLKAGYVKWKSPFGGKPVYVSFVKTRLFVFWSKNPRPFLSHLDILDRSGYGYYFLYTLNDYDAEGLEPRVPPVDERIRTFTSLSERIGKGRVVWRFDPLLLSDRIHVDDLLEKIRYIGDRISPYTKRLVFSFVDIAKYRKVQRNLQGQSFSGVREFTDNERSEFCKGLAELNHKWGLEISACGEKDDLSRHGISKGQCISYSLIAREFSYDPVLAEFLCPGSQQALTGSMDPPVFARCLKDPGQRNACSCIVSKDIGQYSTCMHLCAYCYANTSPSAVTTNYRKYGGDAKRGIFHDTITG from the coding sequence ATGCGATGGAAAGGTTGGGAGCATATCCCGCTGGAAATTGCCGACCCCGGCACAGCCCCGGGCTGGCAGACAGTCGACGCCATCGCCCCGCTGATAGTTTCTGCCAGCCGGTCGACCGATATCCCGGCATTCTACGGCGACTGGTTCATAGCCCGGCTTAAGGCAGGATACGTGAAGTGGAAGAGCCCGTTTGGAGGAAAGCCGGTCTATGTCTCATTTGTAAAAACCCGGCTCTTTGTCTTCTGGTCGAAGAACCCCCGGCCGTTCCTGTCTCATCTTGACATTCTTGACCGGAGTGGTTATGGCTATTACTTCCTCTACACGCTCAACGATTACGATGCCGAAGGGCTTGAGCCCCGTGTTCCCCCTGTTGACGAGCGGATCAGGACCTTCACCAGCCTGTCCGAACGGATTGGAAAAGGACGGGTCGTCTGGAGGTTCGATCCGCTTCTTCTCTCTGACCGGATCCACGTGGATGACCTGCTTGAAAAGATCCGGTATATCGGGGATCGCATCTCGCCATATACCAAGCGCCTTGTTTTCAGTTTTGTGGATATCGCAAAGTACCGGAAAGTGCAGCGGAACCTGCAGGGTCAGAGTTTTTCCGGTGTCCGGGAATTCACGGATAATGAGCGATCTGAGTTCTGTAAGGGTCTGGCAGAACTCAACCACAAATGGGGCCTTGAGATCTCTGCGTGTGGGGAGAAAGACGACCTGTCCCGGCACGGGATCTCAAAAGGGCAATGCATCAGTTATTCCCTTATTGCCCGGGAATTTTCATATGACCCGGTCCTCGCGGAGTTCCTTTGCCCGGGAAGCCAGCAGGCACTAACCGGGAGCATGGATCCACCTGTCTTTGCCCGTTGCCTGAAAGACCCGGGGCAGCGGAATGCGTGCAGCTGCATTGTCTCGAAAGATATCGGGCAGTACTCCACCTGTATGCACCTGTGCGCCTATTGTTATGCCAATACCTCCCCTTCAGCAGTGACCACAAACTACCGGAAGTACGGTGGCGATGCCAAGCGCGGAATTTTCCACGATACTATAACCGGCTGA
- a CDS encoding DUF2953 domain-containing protein, with protein MDVLLLPALLLLCLLILILIPVIILYAIPVRSVLKFTTKDGTLRETVTVTWCLIGIEIAHDPVGTKAGVLVGSHILYTFFFDREHGPAPRAGEPETPVRLQAAQKKSIRLSYKLIQPLESLGSVLWQESRFEGATGRITLGLGDPAQTGLCYGYYWASRFVLEALRIHIEIEPVFDREVFSCDMDIRMSLRHPLRVIIAAVRLALNPAVRDVASVFRQRTPGAAAA; from the coding sequence ATGGATGTACTCCTCCTGCCGGCATTGCTGCTGCTCTGCCTGCTTATCCTGATCCTTATCCCGGTGATCATCCTGTACGCGATTCCGGTGCGATCCGTGCTGAAGTTTACGACAAAGGATGGCACCCTCCGGGAGACCGTCACGGTCACGTGGTGCTTAATCGGCATTGAGATTGCGCATGACCCGGTGGGAACAAAGGCAGGGGTGCTTGTCGGCAGCCATATCCTTTACACGTTTTTCTTTGACCGGGAACATGGGCCTGCTCCCCGTGCGGGAGAACCGGAAACACCGGTACGGTTGCAAGCCGCCCAAAAGAAGAGCATCCGCCTTTCCTACAAACTGATACAACCGCTCGAATCGCTGGGATCGGTCTTATGGCAGGAGAGCAGGTTCGAGGGAGCAACAGGAAGGATCACGCTCGGGCTGGGCGACCCCGCACAGACAGGTCTGTGCTATGGGTATTACTGGGCATCCCGGTTCGTGCTCGAAGCCCTGCGCATCCATATTGAGATCGAGCCGGTCTTCGATCGCGAAGTCTTCTCGTGCGACATGGATATCCGGATGAGCCTGCGTCATCCCCTGCGGGTCATCATCGCTGCAGTCCGGCTGGCGCTGAACCCGGCAGTGAGGGACGTTGCCTCCGTGTTCCGGCAGAGGACACCGGGAGCAGCTGCTGCATGA
- a CDS encoding HEAT repeat domain-containing protein, protein MEDIAHIIAGLSSATAKQRMAAAAALGKLKNPDAAGPLGAALADRSIPVRSEVVLALGRLEDSAAVPFLIRALDDPEPSIRAAAVAGLGRIRDPAAAGSLIICLKDRDPGVRIGAAQVLGRLGVRRALGPLAELCNDPFSDVRDTAAAAIKRLNK, encoded by the coding sequence ATGGAAGATATTGCCCACATCATTGCCGGCCTCAGCAGTGCAACGGCAAAGCAGCGCATGGCGGCAGCCGCAGCTCTTGGGAAACTGAAAAACCCTGATGCTGCCGGACCTCTCGGGGCAGCTCTTGCTGACCGGAGCATACCGGTCCGGTCGGAAGTTGTCCTTGCCCTTGGACGCCTTGAGGATTCTGCAGCGGTTCCGTTCCTCATCAGGGCTCTTGACGACCCCGAACCATCCATCCGGGCAGCGGCAGTTGCCGGTCTCGGAAGGATACGGGATCCTGCTGCTGCCGGATCCCTGATCATCTGCCTGAAGGATCGTGACCCGGGGGTCAGGATCGGGGCAGCGCAGGTGCTGGGCAGACTGGGGGTACGGCGTGCACTCGGACCCCTCGCGGAACTTTGCAACGACCCGTTCTCAGACGTTAGGGATACAGCCGCAGCTGCAATTAAACGACTCAATAAATGA